From one Acidobacteriota bacterium genomic stretch:
- a CDS encoding CinA family protein, whose protein sequence is MFPERLRNFAMLLLDDAEQARLKIATAESCTGGLLAALFTEIPGSSSVFERGFVTYSNRAKEEMLGVPGDALADYGAVSEPVARMMAEGALGNSRANIAVGITGVAGPGGGTKMKPVGTVHIACARENRAIIHEHLQLGEISRDAIRMAAVETAMNLIQAQMR, encoded by the coding sequence ATGTTTCCAGAACGCCTGCGCAATTTCGCCATGCTGCTGCTCGACGACGCCGAGCAGGCGCGCCTGAAGATCGCCACCGCTGAAAGCTGCACAGGCGGGCTGCTGGCGGCGCTGTTCACCGAAATCCCTGGCTCATCATCCGTGTTTGAGCGCGGCTTTGTGACCTATTCGAACCGCGCCAAGGAAGAGATGCTTGGCGTGCCCGGTGACGCGCTGGCCGACTATGGCGCAGTTTCCGAACCGGTCGCGCGCATGATGGCCGAGGGCGCGCTCGGCAACAGCCGCGCCAACATCGCAGTCGGCATCACCGGCGTCGCCGGCCCCGGCGGCGGCACGAAAATGAAACCGGTCGGCACGGTGCATATCGCCTGCGCCCGCGAGAACCGCGCGATCATCCACGAGCATCTGCAGCTGGGCGAGATCAGCCGCGACGCGATCCGCATGGCTGCGGTGGAGACAGCGATGAACCTTATTCAGGCGCAGATGCGCTAG
- a CDS encoding PAS domain-containing protein: protein MPTMDQTRPANLSELAPVALVHIDARRRICNVNPAAEALLQLSRRALVDRPLSEVIYHDSPLFELIDRAAREPAEITAPSTPISGPSVPVRTICDVRVRSVDGNEFILVLGEAPARDPSEGIAGAAGFGRILGHEVKNPLAGIIGAAQLLERQGLTEQAELLDIIKDEARRIERLVNRLSAFELFSAPRMQNCNVHALLDKVIAAERAAMGPKIEFRRDFDPSLPDVQADPDHLQQAFQNIIRNAAEAASEAGRGGEVVVRTAYAAGLAMRQARLGSGLRRAMLISFEDNGQGIPRERQATIFDVFQSSKSGGRGLGLSVVSEVVAAHGGQIRVDSQPGATRFTVLLPLVEAG, encoded by the coding sequence ATGCCGACCATGGACCAGACACGGCCTGCAAACCTGTCCGAACTCGCGCCCGTTGCGCTGGTGCATATCGATGCGCGGCGCCGCATCTGCAATGTGAATCCTGCCGCCGAGGCGCTGCTGCAGCTATCGCGGCGCGCGCTGGTCGACCGCCCGCTCAGCGAGGTGATCTATCACGACTCGCCGCTGTTCGAGCTGATCGACCGCGCGGCGCGTGAGCCTGCCGAAATCACGGCGCCGTCGACGCCGATCTCCGGCCCATCCGTGCCCGTGCGCACGATCTGTGACGTGCGCGTACGCAGTGTGGACGGCAATGAATTCATCCTGGTGCTCGGCGAAGCGCCGGCCCGCGATCCGTCCGAAGGTATCGCCGGCGCAGCCGGGTTTGGCCGGATACTCGGTCACGAAGTGAAGAACCCGCTTGCCGGGATCATTGGCGCCGCCCAGCTGCTGGAGCGTCAGGGGCTGACCGAGCAGGCGGAACTGCTGGATATCATCAAGGACGAGGCGCGGCGCATCGAGCGGCTGGTGAACCGGCTCTCGGCGTTCGAGCTGTTCTCGGCGCCGCGCATGCAGAACTGCAACGTGCACGCCTTGCTCGACAAGGTGATCGCCGCCGAGCGCGCGGCAATGGGACCGAAGATCGAGTTCCGGCGCGATTTTGATCCGTCGCTGCCGGACGTGCAGGCAGACCCCGATCATCTCCAGCAAGCCTTCCAGAACATCATCCGCAATGCAGCCGAGGCGGCGTCGGAAGCGGGACGGGGCGGAGAAGTGGTGGTGCGCACGGCCTATGCGGCGGGACTGGCCATGCGCCAGGCTCGGCTCGGGTCGGGACTGCGGCGAGCGATGCTGATTTCTTTCGAAGACAACGGGCAAGGAATCCCGCGTGAACGCCAAGCGACCATTTTTGATGTTTTCCAGAGCTCGAAGTCGGGTGGTCGTGGACTTGGGCTGTCGGTCGTGAGTGAAGTTGTGGCGGCTCATGGCGGACAGATCCGCGTCGACAGCCAGCCCGGGGCAACCCGGTTCACAGTTCTTTTGCCACTCGTGGAGGCCGGCTGA
- a CDS encoding type II toxin-antitoxin system RatA family toxin — MPRFSKTLRVPYGPADCFALVSDIARYPDFIKWITAMRVTGAREIGAGVRECQGEAVVGFKGFTERFTTQVVADEPARRVTASLVRGPFRKLFAEWRIFETVGGATDISLEIDYEFRNPVIGFLAAANHDLATDRILNAFLVEAQKRFGRSSASAPE; from the coding sequence ATGCCGCGCTTTTCGAAAACGCTCCGTGTTCCCTACGGACCCGCGGATTGCTTCGCGCTGGTTTCCGACATCGCGCGCTATCCGGATTTCATAAAATGGATCACGGCAATGCGCGTCACCGGCGCGCGGGAGATTGGCGCCGGGGTGCGCGAATGCCAGGGGGAAGCGGTCGTCGGCTTCAAGGGCTTCACCGAGCGCTTCACCACGCAGGTGGTCGCGGACGAGCCTGCAAGGCGCGTGACCGCGTCCTTGGTGCGCGGCCCGTTCCGAAAGCTCTTTGCCGAGTGGCGCATCTTCGAGACCGTCGGCGGCGCGACGGATATCTCGCTGGAAATCGATTATGAGTTCCGCAATCCGGTCATCGGCTTCCTGGCGGCGGCAAACCATGATCTGGCCACGGACCGAATCCTGAATGCGTTTCTGGTTGAAGCGCAGAAACGCTTCGGCAGGTCTAGCGCATCTGCGCCTGAATAA
- a CDS encoding sigma 54-interacting transcriptional regulator, protein MADKTVLLAEDDASIRLIVNQTLVSAGYEVRATSSPDALQRWVRNGEGDVVVTDVYLGDTSIFDLLPSMKLARPDLPFIVMSGQNTILTAASAAEHGAFDYLPKPFDIDVLSSLVRRALKSSPNIERLIHPEAQKAVQDAGLPLIGRSDAMQEVYRLIAKVMNTDLTVLIEGESGTGKELAARAIHQLGHSKNGKFIALDLAAMPAAEINKELFGVNGTDGAVHLKGGTLYLDEIGDLPAEAQAQLVKLLREPGGARLIASTRRNLGKLVEEGKFREDLFYRLNVMRLSIPPLRHRKEDIPELARAFLIRAQRQGLAARTFEKSALDLMAAYDWPGNVRELENLVIRLAVLSSDTIITLLDVEREMRMGASEQAGGHAGFEAEVEALLHRYVMGDLVSGGENGDSMVHSSVIDRVERPLIRLALSVTSGNKVKAAQLLGMNRNTLRAKINALGIAED, encoded by the coding sequence ATGGCCGACAAGACCGTATTGCTCGCCGAAGATGACGCCAGCATTCGCCTGATCGTCAACCAGACCCTTGTGTCGGCCGGTTATGAAGTGCGCGCGACGAGTTCGCCGGATGCACTGCAACGCTGGGTGCGCAATGGCGAGGGGGATGTGGTCGTCACCGACGTCTATCTGGGCGACACGTCGATCTTCGACCTCTTGCCATCCATGAAGCTGGCGCGCCCCGACCTGCCGTTCATTGTGATGAGCGGCCAGAACACGATCCTGACGGCGGCGTCGGCGGCCGAGCATGGTGCATTTGACTACCTTCCGAAACCGTTCGACATCGACGTTCTGTCCAGCCTCGTGCGCCGTGCGCTCAAGTCTTCGCCCAACATCGAACGGCTGATTCACCCGGAGGCCCAGAAGGCCGTCCAGGACGCAGGCTTGCCGCTGATCGGGCGGTCGGATGCGATGCAGGAAGTCTACCGGTTGATCGCAAAAGTGATGAACACCGACCTGACGGTGCTGATCGAAGGCGAAAGCGGAACCGGCAAGGAACTCGCCGCCCGGGCGATCCACCAGCTCGGCCATTCAAAAAATGGCAAGTTCATTGCGCTGGATCTGGCGGCCATGCCGGCCGCCGAGATCAACAAGGAACTGTTCGGCGTCAACGGCACCGACGGCGCCGTTCACCTGAAGGGCGGCACGCTTTACCTGGACGAGATCGGCGACCTGCCGGCCGAGGCACAGGCGCAACTTGTGAAGCTGCTCCGGGAGCCCGGCGGCGCTCGACTGATCGCGTCAACGCGGCGCAATCTCGGCAAGCTGGTGGAGGAGGGGAAGTTCCGCGAGGACCTGTTCTACCGCCTCAACGTCATGCGCCTGTCGATCCCGCCTTTGCGTCACCGCAAGGAAGACATCCCCGAGCTCGCCCGCGCCTTCCTGATACGTGCCCAGCGCCAGGGGCTTGCCGCGCGCACGTTCGAGAAATCAGCGCTCGACCTGATGGCGGCCTATGACTGGCCGGGGAACGTGCGCGAACTTGAAAATCTCGTGATCCGCCTCGCGGTGCTCAGCTCGGATACGATCATCACCTTGCTCGACGTCGAACGCGAGATGCGGATGGGCGCGTCGGAGCAGGCGGGCGGGCATGCCGGGTTCGAAGCTGAGGTCGAGGCGCTGCTGCATCGCTATGTCATGGGCGACCTGGTATCGGGCGGCGAAAACGGCGACTCGATGGTCCACAGCTCGGTGATCGACCGGGTAGAGCGCCCCCTGATCCGCCTCGCCCTGTCGGTGACGTCCGGCAACAAGGTGAAGGCAGCCCAGTTGCTCGGGATGAACCGCAATACGCTGCGGGCAAAGATCAACGCCTTGGGAATTGCAGAAGACTGA
- the lipA gene encoding lipoyl synthase, which yields MANLIDLKNSAPRPRHPEKQGRPDTPLMRKPDWIRVKAPTSEGYAATRQIVKSKGLVTVCEEAGCPNIGECWDKKHATMMILGEVCTRACSFCNVATGKPKPGVDADEPRRVGEAVAEMGLSHVVITSVDRDDLEDGGAMHFVHTIESIRRQAPGATIEILTPDFLRKDGWENRVIDAKPDVFNHNLETVPRLYLSIRPGARYFHSLRLLQKVKDRDPSQFTKSGLMVGLGETKEEVMQVMDDMRSAGVDFITIGQYLQPTRKHAAIDRFVTPDEFKAYEEIARAKGFLMVSASPLTRSSHHAGEDFERLRAARAAQLAARA from the coding sequence ATGGCAAACCTCATCGACCTGAAAAACTCTGCGCCGCGGCCCCGTCACCCCGAGAAACAGGGGCGTCCGGATACACCCTTGATGCGAAAGCCGGACTGGATCCGCGTCAAGGCACCGACCTCCGAAGGCTATGCTGCAACGCGGCAGATCGTGAAGTCGAAAGGACTGGTGACGGTTTGCGAAGAGGCCGGCTGCCCCAACATCGGGGAGTGCTGGGACAAGAAGCACGCGACGATGATGATTCTCGGCGAGGTGTGCACCCGCGCCTGTTCCTTCTGCAACGTGGCGACCGGCAAGCCTAAACCGGGCGTTGACGCCGACGAGCCGCGCCGCGTGGGCGAGGCCGTGGCCGAGATGGGCCTCAGCCATGTCGTGATCACCTCCGTTGACCGCGATGACCTCGAAGATGGCGGCGCGATGCACTTCGTCCACACCATTGAATCGATCCGCCGGCAGGCGCCTGGCGCGACCATCGAAATCCTGACACCGGACTTCCTGCGCAAGGATGGCTGGGAGAACCGCGTCATCGATGCGAAGCCGGACGTGTTCAACCACAACCTCGAAACCGTGCCGCGCCTCTATCTCTCGATCCGCCCTGGCGCGCGGTATTTCCACTCGCTCCGCCTCCTCCAGAAGGTGAAAGACCGCGACCCGTCGCAGTTCACCAAGTCCGGCCTTATGGTCGGCCTCGGCGAGACCAAGGAAGAGGTGATGCAGGTGATGGACGACATGCGCTCGGCCGGTGTCGACTTCATCACCATTGGCCAATACCTGCAGCCGACCCGCAAACACGCCGCCATCGACCGGTTCGTCACGCCGGACGAGTTCAAGGCGTATGAAGAGATCGCGCGCGCCAAAGGCTTCCTGATGGTCTCGGCGAGCCCGCTGACGCGTTCCAGCCACCATGCCGGTGAAGACTTCGAGCGCCTGCGCGCCGCGCGCGCGGCTCAGCTGGCAGCCCGCGCCTGA
- the ispF gene encoding 2-C-methyl-D-erythritol 2,4-cyclodiphosphate synthase — translation MTRVAALIVAGGQGSRTKSDMPKQWQSLLGRRVVDWSIDTFSAHPAIADIVVVAAPELGEPKPGQRYLRAEPGETRTLSVLSGLAAIEAPDDTIVLIHDAARPGIDAETISALIAALADHDAAAPALQVADALKRPLAEGGLETIDRANLQRVQTPQAFRLRAIRTALAASPGALVDDLAALEGSGARIALVPGALHLSKITYAEDFDLMTRLLAPTGTPRVGKGFDVHEFEPGSQVTLCGVAIPHVAKLKGHSDADAGWHALTDAILGAVALGDIGDHFPPSDDRWKNADSGIFLKHAQELAAAKGYRIDSCDITVICEAPKVKPHREAMRVRTADLLGLPLDAVSVKATTTEGLGFTGRREGIAAEAIAVLAPAR, via the coding sequence ATGACTCGCGTTGCAGCCCTGATCGTCGCCGGAGGCCAAGGCAGCCGGACCAAGAGCGATATGCCGAAGCAATGGCAGTCGCTGCTCGGCAGGCGCGTCGTCGACTGGTCGATCGACACGTTCAGCGCCCATCCGGCGATTGCCGACATCGTGGTCGTGGCAGCGCCCGAACTGGGCGAGCCAAAACCCGGCCAGCGCTACCTTCGCGCCGAGCCAGGCGAAACACGCACCCTTTCCGTCTTGAGCGGTCTTGCCGCAATCGAAGCGCCCGACGACACCATCGTACTGATCCACGACGCCGCCCGCCCGGGTATCGACGCTGAGACAATATCGGCGCTCATCGCCGCGCTGGCCGATCACGACGCGGCGGCTCCGGCGTTGCAGGTTGCCGATGCCCTGAAGCGACCGCTCGCCGAAGGCGGCCTCGAGACAATCGACCGGGCAAACCTTCAACGAGTGCAGACGCCTCAGGCGTTCCGCCTTCGCGCGATCCGCACGGCGCTCGCCGCATCACCCGGCGCGCTGGTGGACGACCTCGCAGCTCTGGAAGGCAGCGGCGCCCGGATCGCGCTCGTCCCCGGCGCGCTGCATCTTTCGAAAATTACCTATGCCGAGGACTTTGACCTGATGACCCGCCTTCTCGCCCCGACCGGCACGCCGCGCGTCGGCAAGGGTTTCGATGTCCATGAATTCGAACCCGGCAGCCAAGTCACGCTGTGCGGCGTCGCCATCCCCCACGTTGCCAAGCTGAAGGGCCATTCGGACGCCGACGCCGGTTGGCACGCTCTCACAGACGCGATCCTCGGCGCCGTCGCTCTCGGCGACATCGGCGACCACTTCCCGCCGTCCGATGACCGGTGGAAAAATGCCGACAGCGGCATCTTCCTGAAGCACGCGCAGGAACTCGCCGCTGCCAAAGGATACCGGATCGACAGCTGCGACATCACCGTGATCTGCGAGGCGCCGAAAGTGAAGCCGCACCGCGAGGCCATGAGGGTGCGAACCGCCGACCTCCTGGGCTTGCCGCTCGATGCCGTAAGCGTGAAGGCGACGACCACCGAGGGGTTGGGCTTCACGGGCCGCCGCGAAGGCATCGCCGCAGAGGCCATCGCGGTGCTCGCCCCGGCACGCTGA
- a CDS encoding tRNA-dihydrouridine synthase gives MCACPRVESCEDSVMINFQAPRVWLAPMSGATDAPMRRQAVRFGAPAVVSEMVAGETLAKARPDVVRRTCRHEGAGFWIVQLAARRPDDMLQGARLMAEAGVDVIDINMGCPSKEVTGGQSGSALMRDLPLAGEIIDAAIEGAGARPVTLKMRLGWDDAHLNAPELGQIAERKGVRMLTVHGRTRCQFYTGAADWTAVRATVEAVALPVIVNGDIDSPASAREALAQSGAWGVMVGRAAMGRSWIAGEIAAALDGQRWRPPPLAEQFDSLAEQVSDSIALYGAGLGLRMVRKHVSAAIDHLERDLPPAERRALRGSLCRIETGDELIRALRGVYLERIPQELV, from the coding sequence TTGTGCGCTTGCCCGCGCGTCGAAAGTTGTGAAGATAGCGTAATGATCAATTTTCAGGCACCTCGCGTTTGGCTTGCGCCGATGTCCGGCGCCACCGATGCCCCGATGCGGCGGCAGGCGGTGCGCTTTGGGGCGCCGGCCGTGGTGTCGGAAATGGTCGCCGGCGAAACGCTGGCCAAGGCGCGACCTGATGTGGTCCGGCGCACCTGCCGCCATGAAGGAGCCGGGTTCTGGATCGTCCAGCTCGCGGCGCGCCGGCCTGACGACATGCTGCAAGGCGCGCGGCTGATGGCCGAAGCCGGTGTGGATGTCATCGATATCAACATGGGCTGCCCCTCCAAGGAAGTCACCGGCGGCCAGTCGGGATCGGCCCTGATGCGGGATTTGCCGTTGGCCGGCGAAATCATCGATGCCGCCATCGAAGGCGCCGGCGCCCGGCCAGTCACATTGAAGATGCGGCTCGGCTGGGACGATGCACACCTCAATGCGCCGGAGCTTGGGCAGATTGCGGAGCGCAAAGGCGTCCGGATGCTCACCGTTCATGGCCGTACGCGCTGCCAGTTCTACACTGGCGCTGCCGATTGGACGGCCGTTCGGGCGACCGTGGAAGCCGTTGCCCTGCCGGTGATAGTGAATGGCGATATCGACAGTCCTGCCTCGGCGCGCGAGGCGCTTGCGCAGTCCGGTGCCTGGGGCGTGATGGTAGGGCGCGCAGCGATGGGCCGGTCGTGGATCGCCGGCGAGATTGCCGCGGCGCTCGACGGGCAACGCTGGCGCCCACCGCCATTGGCCGAGCAGTTCGACAGTCTTGCCGAGCAGGTGTCGGATTCGATTGCGCTCTACGGCGCAGGCTTGGGGCTGAGGATGGTGCGCAAGCATGTGTCGGCGGCGATCGATCATCTTGAGCGCGACTTGCCGCCGGCCGAGCGCCGGGCGCTGCGCGGATCGCTCTGCCGCATCGAGACCGGCGACGAGCTGATACGCGCGCTGCGCGGCGTCTATCTGGAAAGAATTCCTCAGGAGCTGGTGTGA
- a CDS encoding enoyl-CoA hydratase/isomerase family protein has protein sequence MSDILLKQQHGHVTVLTLNRPEAMNSLDYELYDALEDAVRTSDARAIIITGSGTRAFCSGDDVKKILSKGAPVTPERAAKAKDTGGLTPAADALLHTDIPVIAAINGFALGWGAELSIMADIRVMADTAKWGEIFVKRGLCCDAPGLGRLAQIVGREKASELLFTGDIITAQEAKEIGLVGRVVPQEDLLPTALGIAEKIAANPPQAVRALKAGLRRTLDPDWRDTGKWAITEIRKLMQTEDAKESAAAFIEKRDPVFTGR, from the coding sequence ATGTCCGACATCCTGCTGAAGCAGCAACACGGTCACGTCACCGTGCTCACGTTGAACCGGCCCGAGGCGATGAACTCGCTCGACTATGAGCTCTATGATGCCCTGGAAGATGCCGTGCGCACGTCTGATGCGCGCGCCATCATCATCACTGGCTCCGGCACCCGCGCCTTCTGCTCGGGTGATGACGTAAAGAAAATCCTCTCCAAGGGCGCGCCGGTCACGCCGGAGCGGGCGGCAAAGGCGAAAGACACCGGCGGGCTCACACCGGCCGCCGACGCCCTTCTGCACACGGACATTCCTGTAATTGCCGCGATCAACGGATTCGCGCTCGGCTGGGGCGCGGAACTGTCGATCATGGCCGACATCCGCGTCATGGCAGACACGGCCAAGTGGGGCGAGATCTTCGTCAAGCGCGGCCTTTGCTGCGATGCGCCGGGCCTTGGCCGTCTCGCCCAGATCGTCGGGCGCGAGAAGGCGAGCGAGCTGCTGTTCACCGGCGACATCATCACCGCGCAGGAAGCGAAAGAGATCGGCCTCGTTGGCCGGGTTGTGCCGCAGGAAGACTTGCTGCCGACTGCGCTTGGCATCGCCGAGAAGATCGCCGCCAATCCGCCGCAGGCAGTGCGCGCGCTGAAAGCCGGCCTGCGCCGCACGCTGGACCCCGACTGGCGCGACACTGGCAAATGGGCGATCACCGAAATCCGCAAGCTGATGCAGACCGAAGACGCCAAGGAAAGCGCCGCCGCCTTCATCGAGAAGCGCGATCCGGTCTTCACGGGCCGCTAG
- a CDS encoding AMP-binding protein yields MQQTLQPLVPAPLKYQPERARTNLFSGLLRAAREFGPNKAIVVDGDERILTYKEIIRASFGLGSALKKGTKRGESVGVMLPTGAGSVIAFFALTAYGRVPAMLNFTAGSRNLKSAMRAAKVKRLVTAHKFVELGGLENLVAELGKSVEIVYLEDVREKLSIVDKLAGLAGPSLPTFIGAGLSYKQPGVILFTSGTEGDPKGVVLSHENVMANIEQVRAHIGLSPDTDVVFNPLPTFHCFGLTVGALLPPMAGVKVMFHPSPLQPKEIVRRIREGSATILLATDAFISQYARTASDGDMDSIRLAVCGAERVKDETRDYVRRKFNIEILEGYGATEASPVVAANQWEHNKPGTVGKLMAEMESKLVPVAGMPEGGRLHIRGPNIMLGYVRATNPGAIERLPGGWHDTGDIVDIDSEGFIKILGRVKRFAKIGGEMVSLAVVENCAAAVWPDHLHAAVTLPDPKKGEQVVLLSEAPDAARTPILTWAQSHGVPEISVPRRVFKVSQIPVLGTGKVDYGAVRTEAERLMND; encoded by the coding sequence ATGCAGCAAACCCTCCAGCCGCTGGTGCCGGCGCCGCTGAAGTACCAGCCCGAACGCGCCCGAACCAACCTGTTCTCCGGCCTCCTGCGCGCCGCGCGGGAGTTCGGCCCGAACAAGGCGATCGTCGTCGACGGCGACGAACGTATCCTCACCTACAAGGAGATCATCCGGGCGTCCTTCGGGCTCGGATCGGCGCTGAAGAAGGGGACCAAGCGCGGCGAATCGGTTGGCGTGATGCTGCCGACGGGCGCCGGCTCGGTGATCGCCTTCTTTGCCCTCACCGCCTATGGCCGCGTGCCCGCCATGCTGAATTTCACCGCCGGCTCGCGGAACCTGAAATCCGCCATGCGCGCCGCCAAGGTGAAGCGCCTCGTCACCGCCCACAAGTTCGTCGAACTCGGCGGCCTCGAAAACCTGGTCGCGGAACTCGGCAAGTCGGTCGAGATCGTCTACCTTGAGGACGTTCGCGAGAAGCTGTCGATCGTCGACAAGCTCGCGGGTCTCGCCGGGCCCTCCCTGCCGACGTTCATTGGCGCCGGCCTGAGCTACAAGCAACCTGGCGTCATCCTGTTCACGTCCGGCACCGAAGGCGATCCGAAGGGCGTCGTGCTGAGCCATGAGAACGTCATGGCCAATATCGAACAGGTCCGCGCCCATATCGGCCTTAGTCCGGATACGGATGTCGTGTTCAACCCGCTGCCGACCTTCCACTGCTTCGGCCTCACGGTGGGCGCGCTCCTGCCACCAATGGCGGGCGTGAAGGTGATGTTCCACCCTTCCCCGCTCCAGCCAAAGGAAATCGTCCGGCGGATTCGCGAAGGCAGCGCAACCATCCTGCTCGCCACCGACGCGTTCATTTCGCAATATGCGCGAACGGCCAGCGACGGCGACATGGATTCCATTCGCCTCGCCGTTTGCGGCGCTGAGCGCGTGAAGGACGAAACGCGCGACTACGTGCGCCGCAAGTTCAACATCGAAATCCTGGAAGGCTACGGCGCCACCGAAGCTTCGCCGGTTGTTGCCGCGAACCAGTGGGAACACAACAAACCCGGCACGGTCGGCAAGCTGATGGCCGAGATGGAATCGAAGCTGGTGCCGGTTGCCGGCATGCCCGAGGGCGGCCGCCTGCACATTCGCGGGCCGAACATCATGTTGGGCTATGTGCGCGCCACCAACCCCGGCGCCATCGAGCGCCTGCCCGGCGGCTGGCACGATACCGGCGACATTGTCGACATCGACTCCGAGGGCTTCATCAAGATCCTTGGCCGCGTAAAGCGCTTTGCCAAGATCGGCGGCGAGATGGTGTCGCTGGCGGTGGTCGAAAACTGCGCCGCGGCGGTCTGGCCCGACCACCTGCATGCAGCTGTCACCCTCCCCGACCCCAAGAAGGGCGAGCAGGTCGTCCTGCTCAGCGAGGCGCCGGATGCTGCCCGCACGCCGATCCTCACCTGGGCGCAATCACATGGCGTGCCGGAAATCTCCGTGCCCCGCCGCGTATTCAAGGTGTCGCAGATTCCGGTTCTGGGGACCGGCAAGGTCGACTACGGCGCCGTGCGCACCGAAGCCGAGCGCCTGATGAACGACTAG